The following proteins are co-located in the Microbulbifer sp. VAAF005 genome:
- a CDS encoding PilN domain-containing protein, whose product MAKINLLPWRQEYRAQKQKEFQQIIVVVVLIVAAAVFGWMKTVDAQIVDQNADNQILKNRIKELDIQVREIKDLKKRRQELIDRMRVIQELQGNRPLSVRYFDEIVQATPEGLWLNSIERKGKKLSISGVAESNNRVSSFMRNLDQSDWYESPALAGVTASPRFGEQASSFKLTVNVTGRKQDEEQGTEKK is encoded by the coding sequence ATGGCAAAGATTAACCTTCTGCCTTGGCGCCAAGAGTATCGCGCACAAAAGCAAAAAGAATTTCAGCAAATAATAGTCGTGGTTGTTCTTATAGTGGCCGCTGCTGTATTTGGCTGGATGAAGACTGTCGATGCACAAATAGTCGACCAAAATGCAGATAACCAGATTCTGAAGAACAGGATTAAAGAGCTAGATATTCAGGTAAGAGAGATTAAGGATCTCAAGAAACGCCGGCAGGAGCTGATTGACCGTATGCGGGTGATCCAGGAGTTGCAAGGGAACAGGCCTCTTTCTGTGCGTTATTTTGATGAAATAGTACAAGCTACTCCAGAGGGACTATGGCTTAATTCAATTGAGCGGAAGGGGAAAAAGCTATCTATTTCGGGTGTGGCAGAGTCTAATAATCGTGTTTCTTCCTTTATGCGGAATCTTGACCAGTCTGATTGGTATGAGTCGCCGGCTTTAGCTGGAGTTACCGCGAGCCCAAGATTTGGTGAACAAGCAAGTTCTTTCAAATTGACGGTTAACGTTACCGGCAGAAAGCAGGATGAAGAACAAGGCACTGAGAAAAAATAA